Proteins co-encoded in one Arachis hypogaea cultivar Tifrunner chromosome 11, arahy.Tifrunner.gnm2.J5K5, whole genome shotgun sequence genomic window:
- the LOC112720025 gene encoding uncharacterized protein — MASVIMSFAPATGRVFAATAAKGASGGNKEEKGLLDWILGNLQKEDQLLETDPILKKVEDKSGGGTTNGGRRNSVTVPQKKKNGGFGGLFAKN, encoded by the coding sequence ATGGCTTCAGTGATCATGTCATTTGCACCAGCAACAGGTAGAGTCTTTGCAGCAACAGCAGCAAAAGGTGCTTCTGGTGGCAACAAAGAAGAGAAGGGTTTGCTTGATTGGATCCTTGGCAATTTGCAGAAGGAAGATCAGCTTCTTGAAACTGATCCAATTCTCAAGAAGGTTGAGGACAAGAGTGGCGGAGGAACCACTAATGGCGGCCGCAGGAACTCCGTCACCGTGccgcagaagaagaagaatggtggATTTGGAGGCTTGTTTGCTAAGaactga